One Cucumis sativus cultivar 9930 chromosome 1, Cucumber_9930_V3, whole genome shotgun sequence DNA segment encodes these proteins:
- the LOC101213772 gene encoding ankyrin repeat-containing protein At5g02620-like — MVSSGQTSHTEDDDISSDSNGEEEPTTPLTPQSPNAPPAAEVVVDIDDGEGDGDQGHGEGEEGEGEDEDEEEQENEDEEEESNSDAMPRSSMEGNRSHTGTPTPDGSHNTTDSSSDGGVEPEPNPNPNPPAENQSSILYNTRKKKGLLPVHVVLYQSAIKGDWKTAKSIFDVDSSAITMKITDGEDTPLHIAAAAKHISFVENLVKEYSSPSDLAIKNGNGDTALAFAAASGVVRIAKVMVDNNAELPNLYNANKPFPVLMAVAYKRKEMASFLLSKTDFQKLNNFEQIELLIAAISSDYYDIALDILTKKPELAKARMGLKETGGNWSENPEGETALHILSRKSDVIGSSSNLSFWRRHMNSRFKRFYKKAHMKTLAHQTVERIWNFVVKNLSKPDLYDFIRTPSRLLHNAARAGNAEFLIILISSYPDLIWKVDDHDKSIFHIAVENRQESVFSLIYEIGGLRDFLANYHDHENNSNMLHLAGKLAAPYHLSRVSGAALQMQRELLWFTEVEKIVVSSYLQMRATIPLPPQAGTEENRFDELTPRELFTKEHKNLLKAGEEWMKNTANSCMLVATLIATVVFAAAFTVPGGNDDKSGTPNFRQNPAFTVFVISDVAALVLSTTSILTFLSILTSRYAEEDFLMSLPLKLLFGLVTLFLSISCMVVAFSATFFIAYDKTKHKIPLGIAIVSIVPVGCFCLFHTKLVVDIFRSGYWAQFSLKKRKKRLF; from the exons ATGGTAAGCTCAGGGCAGACTTCCCATACCGAAGACGATGATATTTCTTCAGACtcaaatggagaagaagaaccAACCACTCCTCTAACACCTCAAAGCCCGAATGCTCCTCCGGCTGCTGAAGTCGTCGTCGATATAGACGATGGAGAAGGAGATGGAGATCAAGGAcatggagaaggagaagaaggagaaggagaagatgaagatgaggAAGAGCAAGAGAACGaggacgaagaagaagaaagcaatAGCGATGCCATGCCCCGGTCTTCCATGGAAGGCAATCGGTCCCATACTGGAACCCCAACACCAGATGGCTCACATAATACAACAGATTCAAGCAGTGACGGTGGAGTAGAGCCTGAACCCAATCCCAATCCAAATCCACCGGCGGAAAATCAGTCTTCAATTCTGTACAACA cgagaaagaaaaaaggattgCTTCCAGTACATGTTGTGTTATATCAATCTGCTATAAAGGGTGATTGGAAGACAGCCAAATCTATATTTGATGTAGATTCATCAGCAATCACTATGAAGATTACTGATGGAGAGGATACTCCTCTTCATATTGCTGCTGCTGCAAAACATATTTCATTCGTTGAAAATTTGGTTAAAGAATATTCCTCTCCATCTGACTTAGCTAtcaaaaatggaaatggagaTACTGCTCTTGCTTTCGCTGCTGCATCAGGAGTTGTACGAATCGCTAAAGTAATGGTTGACAATAATGCTGAACTTCCAAATCTTTATAATGCTAATAAACCATTCCCAGTTCTAATGGCTGTAGCTTACAAACGCAAAGAAATGGCTTCCTTCCTCCTCTCCAAGACTGACTTTCAAAagctaaataattttgaacaaattgAACTTCTCATTGCTGCCATCTCCAGTGATTACTAtg ATATAGCATTAGATATTCTGACAAAGAAACCTGAATTAGCAAAGGCACGGATGGGTTTGAAAGAAACCGGTGGTAATTGGAG TGAGAATCCAGAAGGTGAAACGGCTTTGCATATTCTATCTAGAAAGTCAGATGTAATTGGTAGCAGCAGCAATCTTAGCTTTTGGAGAAGACATATGAACTCTC GCTTCAAgagattttacaaaaaagcTCATATGAAGACATTAGCCCATCAAACTGTTGAACGAATATGGAATTTTGTTGTCAAGAATCTTTCAAAACCCGACCTATACGATTTCATAAGAACTCCTTCAAGGTTATTGCACAATGCAGCAAGAGCTGGAAATGCTGAGTTCTTGATCATACTCATTAGCTCTTATCCTGATTTGATATGGAAAGTTGACGACCACGACAAAAGCATATTTCATATAGCAGTTGAAAATCGACAAGAAAGCGTGTTTAGTCTTATATATGAGATAGGAGGGCTCAGGGATTTTCTTGCCAATTATCACGATCATGAAAACAATTCCAACATGCTACACTTAGCTGGAAAGCTGGCGGCTCCATATCATTTGAGCAGAGTATCAGGGGCAGCTCTACAAATGCAAAGAGAGCTTTTGTGGTTCACG GAAGTTGAGAAAATTGTTGTGTCCTCCTATCTTCAAATGAGAGCTACAATTCCACTACCTCCTCAAGCGGGAACAGAAGAAAACCGGTTTGATGAACTAACACCTCGTGAACTTTTCACAAAAGAGCACAAAAACCTATTAAAAGCCGGCGAGGAGTGGATGAAAAATACGGCAAACTCGTGCATGTTGGTGGCAACTCTAATTGCCACGGTGGTTTTCGCGGCAGCTTTCACAGTTCCAGGAGGCAATGACGATAAAAGTGGCACTCCAAATTTTCGACAGAATCCAGCCTTTACGGTGTTTGTTATATCAGATGTTGCAGCTTTGGTGCTTTCTACAACTTCTATACTCACATTTTTGTCCATTTTAACGTCTCGCTATGCAGAAGAAGATTTCTTGATGTCGTTGCCGCTCAAATTATTGTTCGGGTTAGTCACgttgtttctttctatatCATGCATGGTGGTGGCTTTCAGCGCAACCTTCTTTATTGCCTATGACAAAACAAAGCACAAGATTCCATTGGGCATTGCCATCGTTTCCATTGTTCCAGtaggttgtttttgtttgtttcacaCTAAACTCGTTGTGGATATATTTCGCTCGGGTTATTGGGctcaattttctttgaagaaacgCAAGAAAAGGCTATTTTAG